Sequence from the Bremerella volcania genome:
GAGCGAACTCCCCGAGTTGAAACTGTTCTTCGACGACCAAGAGACGAAGCACTATAGCGATCCCAGCGACGGCGTGATCGCCTCGAAGGTGTTGCTCGATCACTTCAACGGGACCACCGCCGTGGGCATCGTACTGGAATTGGTCGAATAAGACGAAATGCTTTCCACTTCCGCTCGGCACCGATGGGAATTGTGCCGATTACGCGAGTATCCGGAACGCTGTCAATCACCTGAAAACGTTCGCAATCGATGCCTGAACGCACGGGTATCCCGATCTCACGCGACTGGCGGCCAGGCGCATGATCGAAGTCTTGTGGCAGTCGCGCGATCAAGAGATCCCCTAATTTCAGCCCTGCCGTCCGCCGCGACTGGGCCGAAGACGCCAAGTTGCTGCTGGAAGAAGTGAACGTTCCGACAAACGTCCCCCGTAGCGTGCGATCTCGTTCGTGATGCGTTATGCTGGTTACTCGATTTAATGAAATGAGTAACCCCCCGAGCCGAGAGCGAAGCTTCATGGGCAAATGGTTGAGTAACAGGCTGATCCTGATCGCGGTACTCCTACTTGGTTTCGCATCGACCGCTTCGGCCATTCAAATCGATATCGAGAAGCCGGGCGAGCGCGAGTTCGTGCGCGACCTGGCCGAGATGATCACGCCGGAAGACGAAGAGAAAATTCGGGAAGTGTGCGACAAGCTGCTGACCGAGAAAGCGACGCCGATCATCGTCATTACGATCGACTCGATGGCTAACCATGGGGGCGAAGGGTTGCGGATTGAAACGTTCGCAACGCTGCTGTTCGACCAGTGGGGCATCGGGCACGCGCAAATCAACGGCCAAGAGTGGAACACCGGCATCCTGCTGTTGGTCTCGAAGAACGATCGCAAGGCCCGCATCGAACTGGGGGGCGGCTGGGGACGCCGCGAAGACGCTCTGTGCCAACAGATCATGGACGAGCAAATCATTCCCCGCTTCAAGCAAGGACAGTTCTCGGAAGGGATCGTCGCCGGGGTTGACTCGCTCGACAAGATGGCCCGCAAGCTCGAGCTTCCCGCCCAACCGCGACCTTGGTGGCATTATGCGGTGGGAGCTGGCTTCGTCGGCTTGGCGATCTTCACCGCGGTTTCCCTCTATCGAAGCGGCTCCAGTGGCTGGGCCTGGGCCTTCTGGGCGGTCGTGTTCACCGTGGTGGGTACCATCCTCTATCACATGGCGACCAGCCGCGGCAGTGGTGGAGGCGGCTTCAGCGGCGGTTCGTTTGGCGGTGGGTCTTCCGGTGGCGGTGGCGCCACAGGGTCTTGGTAAGGAAATTAAAGTCATGCAGCGCGCATCAACTCTCTTCAGCACCGACGAGCGTCAGAAGATCCAGGAAACCGTCGCCCAGGCCGAAGCCAGTACCTCGTGCGAGATCGTCCCGGTCGTCGCCACCGCATCGGGCCGCTACGATCGAGCCGAAGACG
This genomic interval carries:
- a CDS encoding TPM domain-containing protein; this translates as MSNPPSRERSFMGKWLSNRLILIAVLLLGFASTASAIQIDIEKPGEREFVRDLAEMITPEDEEKIREVCDKLLTEKATPIIVITIDSMANHGGEGLRIETFATLLFDQWGIGHAQINGQEWNTGILLLVSKNDRKARIELGGGWGRREDALCQQIMDEQIIPRFKQGQFSEGIVAGVDSLDKMARKLELPAQPRPWWHYAVGAGFVGLAIFTAVSLYRSGSSGWAWAFWAVVFTVVGTILYHMATSRGSGGGGFSGGSFGGGSSGGGGATGSW